A genomic stretch from Mycosarcoma maydis chromosome 3, whole genome shotgun sequence includes:
- a CDS encoding putative Purine Transporter AzgA — protein sequence MDRFINSINRAVATSPVGYYFRLDGSGHPLSRPGSRFLTEIRAGLVTFAAMAYILSVNASILSSSGGPCECANTAADPVCANDAAYQQCVSVLNRDYVFSTAVSACVGTVLMALFANMPLGLAPGLGVNAYFAFTIVGVAGTGIIPYSQALSAVWLEGWIFFLLSLFGIRQWLARLLPHSIKLSTGAGIGIFLAFIGLGPNGLGVIGGNTSDLIGLAGCPAKYEDPETGFCVSHKLQAPTVWLGVMLGGVFTALMLLYRVKGAFLIGILLVSIVSWPRNTAVTLFPHTPMGDDAFNYFKKVANWNGLGMLGPKNIDWSGYSNGKVWYALISFLYIDLLDTTGTLYAMASHAGLMDARTGDFEGSSAAYLSDAVAISIGSLVGCSPNTAFVESASGIAEGGRTGITGLVTGFMFFLSLFFAPIFASFPSWATGSTLVIVGSMMASNTAQVNWSYVGDAIPAFVTIVGIPLFFNIAYGLIAGICCYIALNGIPWIILKLSRGQLVPDGWDTMKEPWGARMVSANDDTTGFMAIVPPWMRKLLSGNLKFWQMTDDEIEFYLEGRRETQRLAQERQEQLENERSAMYGANDDVEARASTSSANEKHSTGSPSFSPVEVPRQGPVAAQDEVEHVTGTAR from the coding sequence ATGGACCGATtcatcaacagcatcaacagGGCGGTGGCCACCTCCCCCGTTGGTTACTACTTCCGACTCGATGGTTCCGGGCATCCCCTTTCGCGACCCGGCTCGCGCTTCCTCACCGAGATTCGTGCCGGTCTCGTCACCTTTGCTGCCATGGCCTACATTCTCTCGGTTAACGCGAGTATTCTCAGCTCGTCCGGCGGTCCTTGCGAGTGCGCCAACACCGCTGCCGACCCAGTCTGTGCTAACGATGCCGCGTACCAGCAGTGTGTGTCCGTGCTCAACCGCGACTACGTCTTCTCGACCGCCGTTTCGGCGTGTGTCGGCACGGTGCTCATGGCTCTCTTTGCCAACATGCCTCTTGGTCTCGCCCCTGGTCTCGGTGTCAACGCCTACTTTGCCTTCACTATCGTTGGTGTAGCGGGTACTGGTATCATCCCTTATAGTCAGGCTCTCTCGGCTGTTTGGCTCGAAGGTTGGATCTTCTTCCTGCTTTCGCTCTTTGGTATCCGACAGTGGCTTGCCCGTCTGCTGCCCCACAGCATCAAGTTGAGCACCGGTGCCGGTATCGGTATCTTCCTCGCCTTCATCGGTCTCGGCCCCAACGGTCTCGGTGTTATTGGTGGCAATACTTCTGATCTCATCGGTCTCGCCGGTTGCCCTGCTAAGTACGAGGACCCCGAGACGGGCTTCTGTGTCAGCCACAAACTTCAAGCTCCAACCGTCTGGCTCGGCGTCATGCTCGGTGGTGTCTTTACTGCCCTCATGCTTCTTTACCGTGTCAAAGGTGCTTTCCTCATTGGCATTCttctcgtctcgatcgtTTCGTGGCCTCGAAACACCGCTGTCACTCTCTTCCCTCACACTCCTATGGGCGACGATGCTTTCAACTACTTCAAGAAGGTCGCTAACTGGAACGGTCTCGGCATGCTTGGTCCCAAGAACATCGACTGGTCCGGTTACAGCAACGGCAAGGTGTGGTACGCTCTCATCTCGTTCCTCTACAttgatctgctcgacaCCACCGGTACTCTGTACGCCATGGCCAGCCACGCCGGTCTCATGGACGCCCGCACCGGTGACTTTGAAGGTTCCTCGGCTGCCTACCTCTCGGATGCTGTCGCTAtctcgatcggctcgctcgtcggTTGCTCGCCCAACACGGCTTTCGTCGAGTCGGCATCCGGTATCGCTGAAGGTGGTCGAACTGGAATCACGGGTCTGGTCACTGGTTTCATGTTCTTCCTCTCACTCTTCTTTGCTCCCATTTTCGCCTCGTTCCCTTCGTGGGCGACCGGTTCTACCCTGGTCATTGTTGGATCCATGATGGCTTCCAACACGGCTCAGGTCAACTGGTCGTACGTTGGTGATGCCATCCCCGCCTTTGTCACCATCGTCGGCATCCCTCTCTTCTTCAATATCGCCTACGGTCTTATCGCCGGTATCTGCTGCTATATTGCTCTGAACGGCATCCCGTGGATCATCCTCAAGCTCTCCCGCGGACAATTGGTCCCCGATGGATGGGATACCATGAAGGAGCCCTGGGGTGCGCGCATGGTCTcggccaacgacgacaccACTGGTTTCATGGCCATCGTACCTCCTTGGATGCGAAAGCTGTTGAGCGGCAACCTGAAGTTCTGGCAGATGACCGACGATGAGATCGAGTTCTACCTCGAAGGTAGGAGGGAGACCCAGAGGCTGGCACAAGAGCGTCAGGAGCAACTGGAGAACGAGAGGAGCGCCATGTATGGCGCCAACGATGACGTCGAGGCAAGAGCTTCTACTAGCTCGGCGAATGAGAAACACTCTACAGGAAGCCCGTCTTTTTCGCCTGTTGAGGTTCCTCGTCAAGGTCCTGTTGCCGCACAGGACGAGGTCGAACACGTTACCGGTACCGCTCGTTAA